The Thermoflavifilum sp. genome contains a region encoding:
- a CDS encoding TolC family protein has product MMRRYLMLQKKYAVRAIGRSSSSIARMVCLALAGWLCGITPHALLAQQRLGDFLSIARQQSPLLKDYNNQLIAAQLDSLLIRAAHRPQVSANGMLMYAPVIHGYGYDQAITNGGQYMAVASVSQPIFTRKILAPQYEQLQLQQQLIRNQHSISTYDLDKSVSLQYLNAYADWLLLTHNQEILTLLNQQQALVQRLVQQGVYQYADYLNVTVALQNQQITVDQLQSQYDHDLALLRYLCGIHDTSMVQLEEPDITLHALQPQPSVFLQTYTIDSLLIANQKQIVATHYLPTVNWFADAGWNSSQLSTIYKTVGTSFGISLSIPIYDGHQRKLQNEKLQIQEETRAQYASFFRNQYAQQLSDLYQQLRETTQRIFSIQQKLATTEELIEIDKKLLQTGNVRITDYILAVQQHLQVQNSLDQARIQRWQILVQLNYWLH; this is encoded by the coding sequence ATGATGAGACGATATCTGATGTTACAGAAGAAGTATGCTGTTCGAGCTATAGGCCGCTCTTCGTCGTCCATAGCTCGAATGGTTTGCTTAGCCCTTGCCGGCTGGCTTTGTGGTATCACACCCCACGCCCTGCTGGCTCAACAACGGCTCGGCGATTTCCTTTCCATCGCCCGTCAGCAGAGTCCACTGCTAAAGGATTACAACAACCAGCTGATAGCCGCACAGTTAGACAGCCTCTTGATTCGTGCCGCCCACCGGCCGCAAGTTTCGGCCAACGGCATGCTCATGTATGCCCCCGTGATTCATGGCTATGGCTACGATCAGGCCATCACCAACGGCGGCCAGTATATGGCCGTGGCCAGCGTAAGCCAGCCGATTTTCACCCGTAAAATCTTAGCACCCCAGTATGAGCAACTGCAGCTGCAACAACAACTCATCCGCAACCAGCACAGCATCAGTACATACGACCTCGACAAATCGGTATCGCTGCAATACCTGAACGCGTATGCCGATTGGTTGTTGCTCACCCATAACCAAGAGATACTGACGCTGTTGAATCAACAACAGGCGCTGGTGCAAAGACTGGTACAGCAAGGCGTGTATCAATACGCCGACTATCTGAACGTGACCGTAGCGCTGCAAAATCAGCAAATTACGGTCGACCAGCTGCAAAGCCAGTATGATCATGATCTGGCGCTGCTCCGCTACTTATGCGGTATTCACGACACCTCGATGGTGCAACTGGAAGAACCCGACATCACCCTGCACGCCCTGCAACCACAACCTTCGGTATTTTTACAAACCTATACCATCGATAGCCTTCTGATTGCCAACCAGAAGCAGATTGTGGCGACACACTACCTGCCCACGGTCAACTGGTTTGCCGATGCCGGATGGAATTCTTCTCAGCTATCGACCATTTATAAAACCGTTGGAACCAGCTTCGGCATCAGCCTGAGTATTCCCATCTACGACGGACATCAACGTAAGCTGCAGAATGAAAAACTGCAAATTCAGGAAGAGACGCGTGCCCAATATGCAAGCTTCTTCCGAAATCAATATGCCCAGCAGCTAAGCGATCTGTATCAGCAGCTGCGAGAAACAACCCAGCGCATATTTTCAATTCAACAAAAGCTGGCTACCACAGAGGAATTGATTGAGATTGATAAAAAGCTCCTGCAAACCGGCAACGTGCGGATCACCGATTATATCCTCGCCGTGCAACAACACCTGCAGGTACAGAACAGCCTGGATCAGGCCCGTATCCAGCGCTGGCAGATTCTGGTACAATTGAATTACTGGCTGCATTAA
- a CDS encoding ATP-binding protein, with protein MRHLFCLLSISLACMTASGQHQPAKLTLKWSASNGIRTPESALYDPGKQVIYVSNINGDATAKDGNGFISLLDISGHVKQLHWTDGLNAPKGLAFDQNHVYVADIDQLVIINRNTGKIEQRIPFPGATFLNDVTIDNQGRVYVSDTRQAKVFRYASGKVSVLLEGENMQGANGLFFWKNKLWILTHHGIFTCDASGKNLKLFSDAVKDGDGIWNVNDQDLIVSQWIGHVYYVYASGKAVELLNTQAEHKNTADISFIPSLHLLLVPTFMGNSVDAYVLSTSSQ; from the coding sequence ATGCGACACCTCTTCTGTTTGCTGTCGATAAGCCTTGCATGTATGACCGCTTCAGGCCAGCATCAACCGGCAAAGCTCACCCTGAAATGGTCGGCATCCAACGGCATCCGTACGCCCGAATCGGCATTGTACGATCCGGGTAAACAGGTGATCTATGTGTCGAATATCAACGGTGATGCCACCGCTAAAGACGGCAACGGCTTCATCAGCCTGCTCGACATCAGTGGCCATGTGAAGCAACTGCACTGGACCGATGGATTGAATGCACCAAAAGGACTGGCTTTCGATCAAAATCATGTGTATGTGGCCGATATCGATCAGCTGGTGATCATAAACCGAAATACAGGCAAAATCGAACAACGCATTCCCTTTCCGGGAGCCACTTTCCTGAACGATGTCACCATCGATAATCAGGGACGTGTATATGTTTCCGATACGCGTCAGGCAAAAGTATTTCGCTATGCCAGCGGGAAAGTATCGGTGCTGCTTGAAGGAGAAAATATGCAGGGCGCTAACGGCCTGTTTTTCTGGAAAAATAAACTCTGGATACTCACCCATCATGGCATTTTTACCTGCGATGCCTCCGGGAAAAACTTGAAATTGTTTTCCGACGCCGTGAAAGATGGCGATGGCATCTGGAATGTGAATGACCAGGATTTGATTGTTTCACAATGGATCGGACATGTATACTATGTTTATGCCAGCGGAAAAGCTGTAGAGCTGCTCAATACGCAGGCTGAACACAAAAACACAGCCGATATCAGCTTTATTCCTTCCCTGCATTTGCTGCTGGTGCCTACTTTCATGGGAAACAGTGTAGATGCTTATGTGCTATCTACCTCTTCTCAGTAA